From the genome of Desulfovibrio sp. JY:
CAGAAAACCACGCCGCCATCCTCGCCGGGCGCGCAGCCAAGCGTCACGCATTCGCCCGGAGCCGAGGCCTCCAGGGCATTTTTGATCATGTTGACCATGATGCGCTGGATGATGCGGGAATCCGAGGCAAAGGCAAGCGAGGGCGAATCGGGATCGACGGACAGGACGCGCTTGGGCTCGTGGTTGAACGACTGGCAATAGGCAGCCAGATAATGCAGGATTTCCAGCGTCTCGAGGCCGGTGCGGGCATAGTGGTATTCCTTGGCTTCCACGGCCAGGAAGTCCCGCTGGGTTTCCACGATGTCCTGGATGTCGTTTATGGCCCGGCGCAGCAGATCGAGGTCCTGGGTTTGGTTGTCCGGCAGTTCCAGGGTGATAAGGTCGTGGATGCCCTTGATGCCGGACACGGCGTTCAGGATATCATGGAAAAAGAGGCGCTCGAAATTGCGCAAGGCCTTTTCATGCGCGATGTCGAGGGCGGACGTCAGCACCAGCTGGTGTTGCCCCTGTGCCATGGGGGCCGTCCAGACCTGCAGGTTGAGGGCCTCGAGATGCGACGGCGTCAAACGGTCTATGGAACACTCCTGGGTGGCGTGTTCGCCTTCAAGGCCTTTGACGATGGCCCTGGCCGCGCCGCAATACTGGCAGAAGCGGGTGGTGCCGCAACCGCCGGGAAGCTCGACGGCATGGGCGCAGCCAAGAGCCTCCCCCAGGCGCATGCCGAGGATTTCACCGGTGTCCTGGACGCCGACCAAACGGACGAACCGCATGTTGGCATAAACGATCTGCCGGGTGTCGTTTAGAATAGTCACCGCCAGCGGCACGAGCGCCAGGGAGATGGCGGCCGGAGAATTGGCGATCTCCTGGGCGATGCGCAAAATCGCGTCCTGCCCCAGACGCTCTGGCGGCAAAAAATATGTCGTTGCTGCGTCTTCCTGCATGGACTTTCCGATAGGCGTTATGTCGCTACAAGATGGACGGATGCGCAAACGGCCGGCCTGCGTCCGCACGCGCCGCATGGGGCGGGAAGCTGTGGTGGGCGGTGACACCGCCCAAGCGACTATATCTGGATGACCTTGTCGGCCAGATCGAGGCTTGTGACCACGTCGAGCATGTTCGTTGTCTCACCGACCTCCTTTTGCTCCAGGATGCCGAAAAAGTCCAGGCAGGTGCCGCAGACCAGGATGGAGACCCCAGCCTCGGCCAAGGCCTTGAGCTTGGGCAGGACCGGGCTGCCGGCGACCGCCAGCTTGACCCCGCCGTTGACCAGGATGATGCGCCAAAGGCCCTCGCCCAGTTCCGGCAGGGTGGCGATAAAATTGACCATGAGCTTGGCGCCGAGTTCCGGATCGCCCCGGCCCACGGTGTCGGCCGTGATGAAGACGGCGGTCTTGGGATTGTCGACTTTTTCCCGGGGCGTGCCGGCGGTGGCGGGTTGGGGCGGCGGCACGGCCTCGCCCGTGGACGTGGCCCGCAATACGAAAAGACCGTCCTTTTCGGTCGCCGTGACGGCGTAGCCGCGCATGCCCAGAAAACGGGTGACGTTTTCCCGGGCCGCTTGATTGTCCACGGTGACGGCAAGCGTCTGCGGCCGGTCTTCCGCCTCCACGCATTCCTTGCAGCGCAATACCGGTCCCGGACAGGCCAATCCCCGGCAGTCGAGCGTGATTTCCATGGCAATGCTCCTTTTGGCGAGGAGCATAGCCCCGTCGGCCCCGGGCTGGTCAAATCGAATGATATAATCTTTCTGCGGCGTTGTAATAGATTCTGTCTATGAGTGATGCGGACGGAAGGCGGATCAAGTCTGGTGCGCTCGTTTCTGGCGACAGGGCACTTTTGCAGGGTGCGGTCCGGATGCCGCCGGTAGTGGCCGCGAGGCGTTTCTCGGGCAGAACCCGCAAACGCGATGGCGGCCCGTCAGCGGATCGGCGTGACGGGCCGCCCGGTCAAAACGGGCTTTTGAAGCCGAAGGTCTGGGCCAGCCACTCCATGTACCGGCGCGCCCCGGCCGTGGCTTTCGCGGTCTGGAAGGCCCTGCCGGCCAGGTCCTCGGCTTCGGAGAGTTGCCCGGCCATGCACAGCACGTAGACCCGGGCCGGGGCCAGATTGCTCGGATAGCCCATCTCCTGGGCGCGCTTGAGCTTGGCATCGGCCAGCAGGTAATCGCGGTCGGCCAGGGCCTTGATGCCGAGCTGGAATTCCGTCTCCGCTGTGGGCTCCATGCCGTGTTCCAGCACCCGGGCGACGATGGCCTGCTTCTTGGCGTCGGATTTCATGAGCCACAAGGGCAGCACGCGCAGGTCCGTCCCGGACAGGACGTAGTTGACGGCCGGCAGCGGCGGCGGCGGGGTGAGCATGTTGTTCAAGTAGGTATTCATGACCTGCTGGGTCTCGAACCAGCCGTCGGCCTTCTCCCGTATTGCCTGGGGCAAAAGCAGCGCCGCCTCGGCGGAATGCTCGAAACGTTCCTTGGAGGCCAGGGCGTCGAGGAGCTTGTTGTGGTCGGCCAGGTATTGCTGCTGCATCTGCGGGCTTTCGGGATAGCCGCGCAGCCGCTTGGGATAGTTGTCGGTCAGCGGCTTGGCGCCGCCGAGATAGTCGGCGAGGGCTTTGCCGTCGAGCATAAAAAGCGCGCCGAGCTGGCCCGGCTTTTCCACGGCGATGTGGCGCAGCCCCGGTCCGGTGCCCGGCGCTTCCCAGGGCTTGGCAAAATCCGCGGCCGGCTTGGGGCCTTTGGGCTTTTTGACGCCCACCATCATCCAGTTGAAGTTGTCGCCGGTCCAAAGCGAGGTATGCTCGAAGACGTCGGCAAAGGCCTTGAGAATGGCCTTGGCGTCGGCAGGCGAAATCTCGAACACCGGCAGCCAATAGGTGACCATGCCGCCGTCGTTTAGGCGGTCGCGCATGAGCTGGAAGTATTCCCGGGAATAGAGGTTGACCACGCCGGCCATCATGGGCGGCGGCGGCTCGGCCGTGATGATGTCGTATTTCTTCGGGGTGGCCAGCAGATAAAAGCGGCCGTCCTCCACGTGGCTGGCCACGCGGGGGTCCTCCAGGGGATTTCGCTCCGGCTTGGGGTAGACGATACTCGCCCCGCGCAGCACGTCGCGGGAGATGTCCACCACGTCGATGGAGGTGAGCCGGCGATCCTCGACCAGGGCCGAGGCCGTGGAGCCCGTGCCGAAGCAGATGAGCAGCGCCGTTTTCGGGTTCGGCAAAGTAGCTTCCGGGAAATAACCGAAAAGCTTCATGTAGCGCTTGGCGCTGCGGTCCGTGGAGGACATGGAGTAGCCGTCGGTGACGAGCCTGTAGGCGTAGGGCTCGCCCAGGTAGTCCTGACGGAGGTATTGCAGCGTGCCGGTGACGCCCTCGATGGTGGCCACCACCTTCTCCCCGTCCTTGATGAAGTCGGCGCAGGCGCGGTTCAAATAGCCGCGCATGGCCCCGAAGGGAAAAATGGCCAGGAAAAGCACGAAGGCGAATCCGGACGCCAGCAGGAAGCGGCTGGTGCGCGGCGACGGCCAAGGCTCGACCCGCCCGGCGCAAAGGAGCGCCGGCAGGATGTAAAGGGCGCACAGGATAAAAAGACTCAGTTCCATGCCCACGGCCGGAATGAGGATGAACCCGGCCACCAGCGGCCCGGCCATGGCCCCGAGCGTGTTGGCCATGGCCACCAGCCCGGCCGAGCGGGCCCGGTCGCCGACCTCCCGGTGGAAGGCCTCGCCGAGTGTGGTGAAGACCATGCCCGAGACAAACGCGGCCGGAAACATCAAGGCCAGGGACAGCGCCGTCACATAGCGCCAGTCCAGAGTCTGGTAGACGCTAAACGACAGGTCGGCGGCGGATTCGAACAGGCGAAAGGAGAGCAGGGCGGCCGCTCCGACAAGCAGGACCAACGGCGCGGTGACCCGGCGTCCGTCGGCCTCGCGGCGTAGCCACCAGCCGGCGAACATGCCGCCAAGGCCGATGCCGGCCAGGATCACGGCCAGCATCACGGCAAAAGCCAGACTGGTCGAGCGCACGAAGAGTTGGAGAAACCGCGTCCAGACGACCTCGAGGGCCAAAAAGGCCCCTCCGGCCAGAAACCCGGCGGCGAGAAGTCGTTTGGCCCGGCCGGTCAGCGGTCTGATCGCCGGCCTGTCGTCTGCGGTCTCCCGGGCCGGTTCCTCCCGGAAGTGCCGGGCTACGCCGAGCGCGCCGGCCGCGGCCAGCACGTTGAGCCCGGTCGCGACCATGCCGGTGCCGGAAAGGCCCAGGGGGGCGATGAGCAGCGTTTCACCGGCCAACGCCCCAAGACAGGCCCCGAGCGTGTTGACGCCGTAGAGCCGGCCGAGCACCCGGCCGAACTCCCCGGGACGGCGGGTGAGGGCCTTGACCAAAAGCGGCAGCGTCGCGCCCATGGCCGTGGCCGGCAGCAAAAAGAGCAGGAAGGAAAAGGAAAAGCGCAGGGTATTGAGCAAAAAGGGCTTGCCCAGCGCCGGGCTCAGCATGGCCCCGAGCCAGACCGACAGCATGGGGAAGCACAAAACGAGCAGAAGCCCCCACACCCCGACCAGCAGTTCCATGGCGGCGTAAAAGCGTACCGGGTCGAGCACGTCGCGGCCGAAGCGGGAAATGAGCGCGTTGCCGAGGGCCAGACCGCCCATGAAGCTCGAAAGGACCAGGGCGCTGGCGTAGACGCTGACGCCGAAAACCAGTCCGGCCAGATGCAGCCACAGCGTTTCGAAAAGCAGGGCCGATGCGCCGGAGAGGAGAAACACGACGCCGAGAATCAGGCGATCGCGTCCGGAGGATGGCGGAAGCACGGTTGCGGCTGGCATGTTGCGCCTCGGACGTCCCGTCCCGCCGCACGCAAAAGGAGGCGGCGGCAAGCGGACGCGTTGGGTCAAAGTCCCATTTTGGGGCAGATGGTATCAAGGACGCAGGCGTCGCAAAGCGGTTTGCGGGCCTTGCATACCGCCCGGCCGTGCAGGACGAGCAGGTGGTTGACGTCCCCCCAGTCCTTGCGGTCGAAAAGCGGCATCAGATCTTTTTCAATGATGATCGGGTTGTCCGAGGACGTCAAGCCCAGGCGAAAGGACAGCCGGCGGACGTGGGTGTCCACGGCGATGCCCTCGTGTTTGCCCAGGGCGTTGGAGAGCACGATGTTGGCGGTCTTGCGGGCAACGCCCGGAAGCGAGGTCAGGGTTTCCATGGTGTCGGGAACGCTCCCGCCATAGTGCTCGACCATGCGCTTCGCCGCAGCCACCAGATTCTTGGCTTTCTGGCGGAAAAAGCCGGTGGAGCGCACGACCTCCTCCACCGTGGCCACTTCGGCCCGGGCCAGACTGGCCGGATCGGGCCAGCGGTCGAAAAAGTCCGGGGTGACCAGATTGACGCGGGCGTCCGTGCATTGGGCGGCCAGAACCGTGGCCACCAGCAACTCGTAGGCGCTGACGTAGTGCAGGGCCGGCGTCAGGCCGGGGTAGAGAGGGCGCAGCCGGCGGAGAATTTCCCGAGCCCGGGCGGCCGTGTCCATCACCGGATCTCCAGTGAGGGCGCGACCGCCGGCCCGGAGGGATATATTCCCAGGGAGCGCATGGGGTTAGGGAATGAACACCACCGCCGAGATGGTCGTGGTCCACATGCCGGTGTCACCGGTGGTCACGCAGGGCATGGAGGCCGAATCGATGATCTTGCCGCTCATGAGGTAGATCTGGCGGCGTTCGTCGTAGGCGGTCTCCGGATCGAAGTCGATGCCGAGCGTGGTGGCGAGCATGGTGGAGGCGAGGTCCTCGGCGAAGTCGCCGATTTCCTGCTCCTCAGAACCGAAGGCGGTGTGCTCGGAGATGTAGCCGTAGTTGGATTTGTCGGCCGGAAACGCCATCCCGACGGCCGAGCCGACAAGGCGGTTTTTCTCGTCCGTGGCGTTACGGGCCATGACGCAAAAGGTGATCTGGCCGGGATTGAGCAGTTTGACGCCTTCGTCCAAGGTGATCAACTGGCAATGCGGCGGATAAATACTCGACACATAGACCAGATTGAGTTTTTCGATACCGGCTTCACGCAGGGCAAGCTCGAAAGATTGCAGCTTGTTTTTGTGGCGACCGACACCTTTGGTGAAAAACGCCTTGGTGGGGACGAAAGAGCCTGGGATCATGGGCGGTCCTCTTTAATCTGTTTTGCCGCGAAAGCGGGCAATCCTCATAAGGGTTTTTTGCCGAGAAGTATAGGACCTTTTTCGCCTGTCCGCTTGAGCTCGGCGGCGATCTCCGACTCGGTCCCCTTTAGCCTCACATCCACCCGAAAGAGCTTGCGATTGCCGGCCGATCCCTCACGAATGGAGGCCGACAGGCCCTTGCGGGAAAGCTCCTTGATCATGTTGTCCGCCTGCTCCTTGGTCTTGAAGGAGGCCACCTGGTAGCTGGCGGTGAAGCGGCCGGACTCTTTTTTGTCGGCGGCGCGTTCGGCCTTGGTTTTGGACGGTTCCGCCTTGGCCTTTGCCGGTTCCGCCTTGATCCTGGTCGGTGCGGGCGGCACGACCCTGGCCGCCGGGGGCACCGGCGGCGGCGCGGGAATGGAGGTGGCCGCCGTGGCGGTGCCCATCGGCGCGACCTTGGCGTCGGGCAGGTCATGGCCCTGGGGACCAGCCGTTTTCTTCCCGTCGACCGGGGATTTCTGGGTGGAATCCGTCACCACCGTGCCGTCCTTGCCCTGCAAGCCTTCCATGAACTGGAGTTCTTCGGGCTTGAGCACCTTGGGCGGTTCGGCGGGGGCGGCACCTCCCGGCTGGGCGGTTTCGGTGGTGGGCATCATCTGGGCGATCTGGGGCACGGCCGCCTCGGGCCGGTAGCCCCGGCCGACCAGGATGCCGAGGATGAACACCCAGCACATGCCAAGCACGACCACGATACCGACGGAGATGAGGCCGGACATGCTCATCTCGAAGGAGAACTTGCGTGGGCCACCGCGTTCCTGGGTGACGCTTAATCTGTTGAGCAGCTTCATGACATGGGATTCCTTGGCCAAAGTCGCCGCCGCGCGGGCCGGGGCGTCAAAGCAATGCCTACATTTTGTCCGGGGCCGACACGCCGAGCAGGTCGAGCCCGTTTCGCACCACCGTGGCCACGGCGCCAAGCAGGGCCAGCCGCGCCTCGATGAGTTCTTCATCCCCGGCGGTCAGGACCGGGTTGACCGCGTAGTAGTGGTGGAGCTGGCCGGCCAGGTCGCGCAGGTAAAAACTGACCAGATGCGGGG
Proteins encoded in this window:
- a CDS encoding HAMP domain-containing histidine kinase; this encodes MQEDAATTYFLPPERLGQDAILRIAQEIANSPAAISLALVPLAVTILNDTRQIVYANMRFVRLVGVQDTGEILGMRLGEALGCAHAVELPGGCGTTRFCQYCGAARAIVKGLEGEHATQECSIDRLTPSHLEALNLQVWTAPMAQGQHQLVLTSALDIAHEKALRNFERLFFHDILNAVSGIKGIHDLITLELPDNQTQDLDLLRRAINDIQDIVETQRDFLAVEAKEYHYARTGLETLEILHYLAAYCQSFNHEPKRVLSVDPDSPSLAFASDSRIIQRIMVNMIKNALEASAPGECVTLGCAPGEDGGVVFWVHNPAVMPEETRMRLFQRGYTTKGVGRGFGTYGMRLFAQECLGGDVDFTSAPGAGTRVFLRLPG
- the yedF gene encoding sulfurtransferase-like selenium metabolism protein YedF, which codes for MEITLDCRGLACPGPVLRCKECVEAEDRPQTLAVTVDNQAARENVTRFLGMRGYAVTATEKDGLFVLRATSTGEAVPPPQPATAGTPREKVDNPKTAVFITADTVGRGDPELGAKLMVNFIATLPELGEGLWRIILVNGGVKLAVAGSPVLPKLKALAEAGVSILVCGTCLDFFGILEQKEVGETTNMLDVVTSLDLADKVIQI
- a CDS encoding arginine decarboxylase, pyruvoyl-dependent; the protein is MIPGSFVPTKAFFTKGVGRHKNKLQSFELALREAGIEKLNLVYVSSIYPPHCQLITLDEGVKLLNPGQITFCVMARNATDEKNRLVGSAVGMAFPADKSNYGYISEHTAFGSEEQEIGDFAEDLASTMLATTLGIDFDPETAYDERRQIYLMSGKIIDSASMPCVTTGDTGMWTTTISAVVFIP
- a CDS encoding fused MFS/spermidine synthase; protein product: MPAATVLPPSSGRDRLILGVVFLLSGASALLFETLWLHLAGLVFGVSVYASALVLSSFMGGLALGNALISRFGRDVLDPVRFYAAMELLVGVWGLLLVLCFPMLSVWLGAMLSPALGKPFLLNTLRFSFSFLLFLLPATAMGATLPLLVKALTRRPGEFGRVLGRLYGVNTLGACLGALAGETLLIAPLGLSGTGMVATGLNVLAAAGALGVARHFREEPARETADDRPAIRPLTGRAKRLLAAGFLAGGAFLALEVVWTRFLQLFVRSTSLAFAVMLAVILAGIGLGGMFAGWWLRREADGRRVTAPLVLLVGAAALLSFRLFESAADLSFSVYQTLDWRYVTALSLALMFPAAFVSGMVFTTLGEAFHREVGDRARSAGLVAMANTLGAMAGPLVAGFILIPAVGMELSLFILCALYILPALLCAGRVEPWPSPRTSRFLLASGFAFVLFLAIFPFGAMRGYLNRACADFIKDGEKVVATIEGVTGTLQYLRQDYLGEPYAYRLVTDGYSMSSTDRSAKRYMKLFGYFPEATLPNPKTALLICFGTGSTASALVEDRRLTSIDVVDISRDVLRGASIVYPKPERNPLEDPRVASHVEDGRFYLLATPKKYDIITAEPPPPMMAGVVNLYSREYFQLMRDRLNDGGMVTYWLPVFEISPADAKAILKAFADVFEHTSLWTGDNFNWMMVGVKKPKGPKPAADFAKPWEAPGTGPGLRHIAVEKPGQLGALFMLDGKALADYLGGAKPLTDNYPKRLRGYPESPQMQQQYLADHNKLLDALASKERFEHSAEAALLLPQAIREKADGWFETQQVMNTYLNNMLTPPPPLPAVNYVLSGTDLRVLPLWLMKSDAKKQAIVARVLEHGMEPTAETEFQLGIKALADRDYLLADAKLKRAQEMGYPSNLAPARVYVLCMAGQLSEAEDLAGRAFQTAKATAGARRYMEWLAQTFGFKSPF
- a CDS encoding SPOR domain-containing protein, coding for MKLLNRLSVTQERGGPRKFSFEMSMSGLISVGIVVVLGMCWVFILGILVGRGYRPEAAVPQIAQMMPTTETAQPGGAAPAEPPKVLKPEELQFMEGLQGKDGTVVTDSTQKSPVDGKKTAGPQGHDLPDAKVAPMGTATAATSIPAPPPVPPAARVVPPAPTRIKAEPAKAKAEPSKTKAERAADKKESGRFTASYQVASFKTKEQADNMIKELSRKGLSASIREGSAGNRKLFRVDVRLKGTESEIAAELKRTGEKGPILLGKKPL
- the nth gene encoding endonuclease III, whose product is MDTAARAREILRRLRPLYPGLTPALHYVSAYELLVATVLAAQCTDARVNLVTPDFFDRWPDPASLARAEVATVEEVVRSTGFFRQKAKNLVAAAKRMVEHYGGSVPDTMETLTSLPGVARKTANIVLSNALGKHEGIAVDTHVRRLSFRLGLTSSDNPIIIEKDLMPLFDRKDWGDVNHLLVLHGRAVCKARKPLCDACVLDTICPKMGL